From Desmodus rotundus isolate HL8 chromosome 12, HLdesRot8A.1, whole genome shotgun sequence, one genomic window encodes:
- the COG8 gene encoding conserved oligomeric Golgi complex subunit 8 isoform X3 — MAAMATIPSSTPASAVASASSISASATATAAALGEVEDEGLLASLFRDRFPEAQWRERPDVGRYLRELSGSGLERLRREPERLAEERAQLLQQTRDLAFANYKTFIRGAECTERIHRLFGDVEASLGRLLDRLPSFQQSCRNFVKEAEEISSNRRMNTLTLNRHTEILEILEIPQLMDTCVRNSYYEEALELAAYVRRLERKYSSIPVIQGIVNEVRQSMQLMLSQLIQQLRTNIQLPACLRVIGFLRRMDIFTEAELRVKFLQARDAWLRSILTAIPSDDPYFHITKTIEACRVHLFDIITQYRAIFSDEDPLLSPAKGEHTVNESAIFHGWVLQKVSQFLQVLETDLHRGIGGRLDSLLGQCMYFGLSFSRVGADFRGQLAPVFQQVAISTFQKAIQEAVEKFQDEMNSYTLILAPAILGSSNLPAAVPVTQPGTLQPPMVLLDFPPLACFLNNILVAFNDLRLCCPVALAQDVTRVLEDALAKVTKVILAFHRAEEAAFTSGEQELFIQFCTVFLEDLVPYLNRCLQVLFPPAQIAQTLGIPPTQLSKYGNLGHVNISVVQEPLAIILPKREVVFCLDENEPVSESTAPASELPADVPRLDPRGEQMVWQASGWAARIIQHEMDHLQGCLFIDKMDSKTFTNIHWMAVND; from the exons ATGGCGGCGATGGCGACAATTCCATCCTCCACTCCGGCATCTGCCGTGGCCTCTGCATCCTCCATTTCAGCATCCGCCACAGCCACCGCAGCGGCTCTCGGGGAAGTGGAGGATGAGGGGCTCCTGGCATCGCTGTTCCGGGATCGCTTCCCAGAGGCCCAGTGGCGGGAACGGCCGGACGTGGGTCGGTACCTTCGGGAGCTGAGCGGCTCCGGGCTGGAGCGTCTGCGGCGCGAGCCCGAGCGCCTGGCGGAGGAACGGGCCCAGCTGCTACAGCAGACGCGCGACTTGGCCTTCGCCAACTACAAGACCTTCATCCGCGGCGCCGAGTGCACCGAGCGCATCCACCGCCTGTTTGGCGACGTGGAAGCGTCGCTCGGCCGCCTGCTAGACCGCTTGCCCAGCTTCCAGCAGAGCTGCAG GAACTTTGTGAAAGAGGCTGAGGAGATCAGCTCCAACCGCCGGATGAACACCCTGACTCTAAACCGGCACACAGAAATCCTGGAAATCCTAGAGATTCCTCAGCTTATGGACACCTGTGTCCGGAACAGCTATTATGAAGAGGCCCTGGAGCTTGCAGCCTACGTACGCCGACTGGAAAGGAAATACTCCTCCATCCCTGTCATCCAG GGCATTGTGAACGAAGTGCGCCAGTCCATGCAGCTCATGCTGAGCCAGCTCATCCAGCAACTGAGGACCAACATccagctccctgcctgcctccGTGTGATTGGCTTCCTGAGGCGCATGGACATCTTCACAGAGGCTGAGTTGAGGGTGAAGTTTCTTCAGGCCCGAGATGCTTGGCTCCGTTCCATTCTGACTGCCATCCCCAGTGATGATCCCTACTTCCACATCACAAAAACCATCGAGGCCTGCCGTGTCCATCTGTTTGATATCATCACTCAGTACCGTGCCATCTTCTCAGACGAGGACCCATTGCTGTCCCCTGCCAAGGGTGAGCACACCGTGAATGAGAGTGCTATCTTCCATGGCTGGGTACTGCAGAAAGTGTCACAGTTCCTGCAGGTGCTGGAAACTGACCTTCACCGGGGGATAGGCGGCCGCCTGGACTCTCTGCTGGGCCAATGCATGTATTTTGGACTGTCCttcagcagggtgggggctgacttCCGGGGCCAGTTGGCTCCTGTTTTCCAGCAGGTAGCCATCAGCACTTTCCAGAAAGCCATTCAGGAAGCAGTAGAGAAGTTCCAAGATGAAATGAACTCCTACACCCTCATCTTGGCTCCAGCCATCCTGGGCAGCAGTAACCTGCCTGCTGCTGTGCCAGTCACTCAGCCAGGGACGCTGCAGCCGCCCATGGTGCTCTTAGACTTCCCACCCCTTGCCTGCTTCCTCAACAATATTCTGGTCGCCTTCAATGATCTGCGCCTTTGCTGCCCCGTAGCCTTGGCACAGGATGTGACTAGGGTCCTGGAGGACGCCCTTGCTAAG GTAACCAAAGTAATCCTGGCGTTCCATCGAGCTGAAGAGGCTGCCTTCACCAGTGGGGAGCAAGAGCTCTTCATCCAGTTCTGCACTGTCTTCCTGGAGGACCTGGTTCCTTATTTAAATCGCTGTCTCCAAGTCCTTTTTCCACCAGCTCAGATAGCACAGACATTag GCATTCCACCCACTCAGCTCTCCAAGTATGGAAACCTGGGGCATGTGAACATCAGCGTCGTCCAGGAGCCTCTCGCCATCATCCTGCCGAAGAGAGAGGTGGTCTTCTGTCTAGATGAAAATGAGCCAGTGTCGGAGTCCACAGCTCCAGCATCAGAACTCCCT GCCGATGTGCCCA GGCTGGACCCCAGAGGAGAACAGATGGTGTGGCAGGCCAGTGGTTGGGCAGCACGCATCATCCAGCACGAGATGGACCACTTGCAGGGCTGCCTGTTCATTGACAAAATGGATAGCAAGACATTTACAAATATCCACTGGATGGCGGTGAATGACTAG
- the VPS4A gene encoding vacuolar protein sorting-associated protein 4A isoform X1 → MTTSTLQKAIDLVTKATEEDKAKNYEEALRLYQHAVEYFLHAIKYEAHSDKAKESIRAKCMQYLDRAEKLKDYLRNKEKHGKKPVKENQSESKGSDSDSEGDNPEKKKLQEQLMGAVVMEKPNIRWNDVAGLEGAKEALKEAVILPIKFPHLFTGKRTPWRGILLFGPPGTGKSYLAKAVATEANNSTFFSVSSSDLMSKWLGESEKLVKNLFELARQRKPSIIFIDEVDSLCGSRNENESEAARRIKTEFLVQMQGVGNNNDGTLVLGATNIPWVLDSAIRRRFEKRIYIPLPEEAARAQMFRLHLGSTPHNLTDANIHELARKTEGYSGADISIIVRDSLMQPVRKVQSATHFKKVCGPSRTNPSIMINDLLTPCSPGDPGAMEMTWMDVPSDKLLEPVVCMSDMLRSLATTRPTVNADDLLKVKKFSEDFGQEG, encoded by the exons ATGACAACGTCAACCCTCCAG AAAGCCATTGATCTGGTGACCAAAGCCACAGAAGAGGATAAAGCCAAGAATTACGAGGAGGCACTCCGGCTCTACCAGCATGCCGTGGAGTATTTCCTACACGCTATCAAAT ATGAGGCACACAGTGACAAGGCCAAGGAGAGCATTCGAGCCAAGTGCATGCAATACTTAGACCGGGCAGAGAAGCTTAAGGATTATTTACGGAACAAGGAGAAGCATGGCAAGAAGCCAGTCAAGGAGAATCAGAGTGAGAGCAAGGG CAGTGATAGTGACAGTGAAGGGGATaatccagagaaaaagaaattgcaaGAACAACTGATGG gTGCCGTCGTGATGGAAAAGCCCAACATTCGGTGGAATGATGTGGCTGGGCTGGAGGGGGCCAAGGAGGCCCTCAAAGAAGCTGTCATATTGCCAATTAAATTCCCGCACTTGTTCACAG GCAAGCGTACCCCCTGGCGAGGGATACTGCTCTTTGGACCCCCTGGCACAGGGAAGTCCTACCTGGCCAAAGCAGTGGCAACAGAGGCCAACAACTCCACCTTCTTCTCTGTGTCCTCCTCAGACTTGATGTCTAAGTGGTTGGGGGAGAGTGAGAA GCTAGTCAAGAACCTGTTTGAGCTGGCGAGGCAGCGCAAGCCTTCCATAATCTTCATCGATGAGGTGGATTCCCTCTGCGGATCCCGCAATGAAAATGAGAGTGAGGCTGCCCGAAGGATCAAAACAGAGTTCTTGGTCCAGATGCAGG GGGTGGGGAATAACAACGATGGGACTCTGGTTCTTGGTGCCACAAACATCCCGTGGGTGTTGGACTCAGCCATTAGAAGGAG GTTTGAAAAGCGGATTTACATCCCATTGCCAGAGGAGGCTGCCCGTGCCCAGATGTTCCGCTTGCACCTGGGTAGCACGCCCCATAACCTCACAGACGCCAATATCCACGAGCTGGCCCGGAAGACAGAAGGCTACTCAGGTGCAGACATCAGCATCATCGTGCGGGACTCCCTCATGCAGCCTGTTAGAAAAGTACAGTCAGCAACGCACTTCAAAAAG GTCTGTGGCCCTTCCCGCACCAACCCTAGCATTATGATCAATGACCTCCTGACCCCATGCTCACCAGGGGACCCAGGGGCCATGGAGATGACTTGGATGGATGTCCCTAGTGACAAACTCTTAGAGCCTGTGGTTTGCATG TCGGACATGCTCCGGTCTTTGGCCACTACTCGGCCCACCGTGAATGCAGATGACCTCCTGAAAGTGAAGAAATTCTCAGAGGACTTTGGACAGGAGGGTTAA
- the TMED6 gene encoding transmembrane emp24 domain-containing protein 6, producing MFPLLVGAGLMVLNLVASARSQKMEPLSGSGDQTLLRGADQYDFAIMIPPGGTECFWQFAHQSGYFYFSYEVQRTMGMSHNRHIAATAHTPQGFLIETSQNVRGQINFNTQETGFYQLCLKNQQNHFGSVQVYLSFGVFYEGPEMDHKQQSERKQLNDTLDAIEESTQKVQRNIFHMWRHYNFARMRKMADFFLLQSNYNYVNWWSITQSLVIVLSGVLQLYFLKRLFNAPMTTDTKKPRC from the exons ATGTTCCCTTTGCTTGTTGGGGCTGGACTGATGGTTCTGAACCTGGTGGCCTCTGCTAGGAGCCAGAAGATGGAACCCCTTAGTGGCTCTGGGGACCAGACACTCTTGCGAGGAGCAGATCAGTATGACTTTGCCATCATGATCCCTCCAGGAGGTACAGAATGCTTTTGGCAATTTGCCCACCAGAGTGGATACTTCTATTTCAGTTATGAG GTTCAGCGGACAATGGGAATGTCACATAACCGGCATATTGCTGCCACTGCACACACCCCACAAGGTTTTCTCATAGAAACCTCTCAGAATGTTCGGGGCCAGATTAACTTCAATACCCAAGAGACAG GTTTTTATCAACTTTGtctaaaaaatcagcaaaatcacTTTGGTTCTGTGCAAGTGTACCTCAGTTTTGGAGTCTTCTATGAGGGGCCTGAGATGGACCACAAACagcaaagtgaaagaaaacaactGAATGATACTCTGGATGCGATTGAG GAGAGTACCCAGAAGGtacagagaaatatttttcacatGTGGCGACACTACAACTTTGCTCGAATGAGGAAAATGGCtgactttttccttcttcaatCAAACTATAACTATGTGAACTGGTGGTCAATAACCCAGAGCCTTGTTATTGTTCTTTCTGGGGTCCTGCAGCTGTATTTCTTGAAGCGCCTCTTCAATGCCCCAATGACTACAGACACAAAGAAGCCAAGATGCTAA
- the COG8 gene encoding conserved oligomeric Golgi complex subunit 8 isoform X1 — MAAMATIPSSTPASAVASASSISASATATAAALGEVEDEGLLASLFRDRFPEAQWRERPDVGRYLRELSGSGLERLRREPERLAEERAQLLQQTRDLAFANYKTFIRGAECTERIHRLFGDVEASLGRLLDRLPSFQQSCRNFVKEAEEISSNRRMNTLTLNRHTEILEILEIPQLMDTCVRNSYYEEALELAAYVRRLERKYSSIPVIQGIVNEVRQSMQLMLSQLIQQLRTNIQLPACLRVIGFLRRMDIFTEAELRVKFLQARDAWLRSILTAIPSDDPYFHITKTIEACRVHLFDIITQYRAIFSDEDPLLSPAKGEHTVNESAIFHGWVLQKVSQFLQVLETDLHRGIGGRLDSLLGQCMYFGLSFSRVGADFRGQLAPVFQQVAISTFQKAIQEAVEKFQDEMNSYTLILAPAILGSSNLPAAVPVTQPGTLQPPMVLLDFPPLACFLNNILVAFNDLRLCCPVALAQDVTRVLEDALAKVTKVILAFHRAEEAAFTSGEQELFIQFCTVFLEDLVPYLNRCLQVLFPPAQIAQTLGIPPTQLSKYGNLGHVNISVVQEPLAIILPKREVVFCLDENEPVSESTAPASELPVEESILEPVTPAFPEEGQEQVEPSEPLEADVPSAST, encoded by the exons ATGGCGGCGATGGCGACAATTCCATCCTCCACTCCGGCATCTGCCGTGGCCTCTGCATCCTCCATTTCAGCATCCGCCACAGCCACCGCAGCGGCTCTCGGGGAAGTGGAGGATGAGGGGCTCCTGGCATCGCTGTTCCGGGATCGCTTCCCAGAGGCCCAGTGGCGGGAACGGCCGGACGTGGGTCGGTACCTTCGGGAGCTGAGCGGCTCCGGGCTGGAGCGTCTGCGGCGCGAGCCCGAGCGCCTGGCGGAGGAACGGGCCCAGCTGCTACAGCAGACGCGCGACTTGGCCTTCGCCAACTACAAGACCTTCATCCGCGGCGCCGAGTGCACCGAGCGCATCCACCGCCTGTTTGGCGACGTGGAAGCGTCGCTCGGCCGCCTGCTAGACCGCTTGCCCAGCTTCCAGCAGAGCTGCAG GAACTTTGTGAAAGAGGCTGAGGAGATCAGCTCCAACCGCCGGATGAACACCCTGACTCTAAACCGGCACACAGAAATCCTGGAAATCCTAGAGATTCCTCAGCTTATGGACACCTGTGTCCGGAACAGCTATTATGAAGAGGCCCTGGAGCTTGCAGCCTACGTACGCCGACTGGAAAGGAAATACTCCTCCATCCCTGTCATCCAG GGCATTGTGAACGAAGTGCGCCAGTCCATGCAGCTCATGCTGAGCCAGCTCATCCAGCAACTGAGGACCAACATccagctccctgcctgcctccGTGTGATTGGCTTCCTGAGGCGCATGGACATCTTCACAGAGGCTGAGTTGAGGGTGAAGTTTCTTCAGGCCCGAGATGCTTGGCTCCGTTCCATTCTGACTGCCATCCCCAGTGATGATCCCTACTTCCACATCACAAAAACCATCGAGGCCTGCCGTGTCCATCTGTTTGATATCATCACTCAGTACCGTGCCATCTTCTCAGACGAGGACCCATTGCTGTCCCCTGCCAAGGGTGAGCACACCGTGAATGAGAGTGCTATCTTCCATGGCTGGGTACTGCAGAAAGTGTCACAGTTCCTGCAGGTGCTGGAAACTGACCTTCACCGGGGGATAGGCGGCCGCCTGGACTCTCTGCTGGGCCAATGCATGTATTTTGGACTGTCCttcagcagggtgggggctgacttCCGGGGCCAGTTGGCTCCTGTTTTCCAGCAGGTAGCCATCAGCACTTTCCAGAAAGCCATTCAGGAAGCAGTAGAGAAGTTCCAAGATGAAATGAACTCCTACACCCTCATCTTGGCTCCAGCCATCCTGGGCAGCAGTAACCTGCCTGCTGCTGTGCCAGTCACTCAGCCAGGGACGCTGCAGCCGCCCATGGTGCTCTTAGACTTCCCACCCCTTGCCTGCTTCCTCAACAATATTCTGGTCGCCTTCAATGATCTGCGCCTTTGCTGCCCCGTAGCCTTGGCACAGGATGTGACTAGGGTCCTGGAGGACGCCCTTGCTAAG GTAACCAAAGTAATCCTGGCGTTCCATCGAGCTGAAGAGGCTGCCTTCACCAGTGGGGAGCAAGAGCTCTTCATCCAGTTCTGCACTGTCTTCCTGGAGGACCTGGTTCCTTATTTAAATCGCTGTCTCCAAGTCCTTTTTCCACCAGCTCAGATAGCACAGACATTag GCATTCCACCCACTCAGCTCTCCAAGTATGGAAACCTGGGGCATGTGAACATCAGCGTCGTCCAGGAGCCTCTCGCCATCATCCTGCCGAAGAGAGAGGTGGTCTTCTGTCTAGATGAAAATGAGCCAGTGTCGGAGTCCACAGCTCCAGCATCAGAACTCCCTGTGGAAGAGTCAATCCTTGAGCCCGTCACTCCGGCTTTCCCTGAGGAGGGGCAAGAGCAGGTTGAACCATCGGAGCCACTTGAGGCCGATGTGCCCAGTGCGAGCACTTAA
- the COG8 gene encoding conserved oligomeric Golgi complex subunit 8 isoform X4, producing MAAMATIPSSTPASAVASASSISASATATAAALGEVEDEGLLASLFRDRFPEAQWRERPDVGRYLRELSGSGLERLRREPERLAEERAQLLQQTRDLAFANYKTFIRGAECTERIHRLFGDVEASLGRLLDRLPSFQQSCRNFVKEAEEISSNRRMNTLTLNRHTEILEILEIPQLMDTCVRNSYYEEALELAAYVRRLERKYSSIPVIQGIVNEVRQSMQLMLSQLIQQLRTNIQLPACLRVIGFLRRMDIFTEAELRVKFLQARDAWLRSILTAIPSDDPYFHITKTIEACRVHLFDIITQYRAIFSDEDPLLSPAKGEHTVNESAIFHGWVLQKVSQFLQVLETDLHRGIGGRLDSLLGQCMYFGLSFSRVGADFRGQLAPVFQQVAISTFQKAIQEAVEKFQDEMNSYTLILAPAILGSSNLPAAVPVTQPGTLQPPMVLLDFPPLACFLNNILVAFNDLRLCCPVALAQDVTRVLEDALAKGWTPEENRWCGRPVVGQHASSSTRWTTCRAACSLTKWIARHLQISTGWR from the exons ATGGCGGCGATGGCGACAATTCCATCCTCCACTCCGGCATCTGCCGTGGCCTCTGCATCCTCCATTTCAGCATCCGCCACAGCCACCGCAGCGGCTCTCGGGGAAGTGGAGGATGAGGGGCTCCTGGCATCGCTGTTCCGGGATCGCTTCCCAGAGGCCCAGTGGCGGGAACGGCCGGACGTGGGTCGGTACCTTCGGGAGCTGAGCGGCTCCGGGCTGGAGCGTCTGCGGCGCGAGCCCGAGCGCCTGGCGGAGGAACGGGCCCAGCTGCTACAGCAGACGCGCGACTTGGCCTTCGCCAACTACAAGACCTTCATCCGCGGCGCCGAGTGCACCGAGCGCATCCACCGCCTGTTTGGCGACGTGGAAGCGTCGCTCGGCCGCCTGCTAGACCGCTTGCCCAGCTTCCAGCAGAGCTGCAG GAACTTTGTGAAAGAGGCTGAGGAGATCAGCTCCAACCGCCGGATGAACACCCTGACTCTAAACCGGCACACAGAAATCCTGGAAATCCTAGAGATTCCTCAGCTTATGGACACCTGTGTCCGGAACAGCTATTATGAAGAGGCCCTGGAGCTTGCAGCCTACGTACGCCGACTGGAAAGGAAATACTCCTCCATCCCTGTCATCCAG GGCATTGTGAACGAAGTGCGCCAGTCCATGCAGCTCATGCTGAGCCAGCTCATCCAGCAACTGAGGACCAACATccagctccctgcctgcctccGTGTGATTGGCTTCCTGAGGCGCATGGACATCTTCACAGAGGCTGAGTTGAGGGTGAAGTTTCTTCAGGCCCGAGATGCTTGGCTCCGTTCCATTCTGACTGCCATCCCCAGTGATGATCCCTACTTCCACATCACAAAAACCATCGAGGCCTGCCGTGTCCATCTGTTTGATATCATCACTCAGTACCGTGCCATCTTCTCAGACGAGGACCCATTGCTGTCCCCTGCCAAGGGTGAGCACACCGTGAATGAGAGTGCTATCTTCCATGGCTGGGTACTGCAGAAAGTGTCACAGTTCCTGCAGGTGCTGGAAACTGACCTTCACCGGGGGATAGGCGGCCGCCTGGACTCTCTGCTGGGCCAATGCATGTATTTTGGACTGTCCttcagcagggtgggggctgacttCCGGGGCCAGTTGGCTCCTGTTTTCCAGCAGGTAGCCATCAGCACTTTCCAGAAAGCCATTCAGGAAGCAGTAGAGAAGTTCCAAGATGAAATGAACTCCTACACCCTCATCTTGGCTCCAGCCATCCTGGGCAGCAGTAACCTGCCTGCTGCTGTGCCAGTCACTCAGCCAGGGACGCTGCAGCCGCCCATGGTGCTCTTAGACTTCCCACCCCTTGCCTGCTTCCTCAACAATATTCTGGTCGCCTTCAATGATCTGCGCCTTTGCTGCCCCGTAGCCTTGGCACAGGATGTGACTAGGGTCCTGGAGGACGCCCTTGCTAAG GGCTGGACCCCAGAGGAGAACAGATGGTGTGGCAGGCCAGTGGTTGGGCAGCACGCATCATCCAGCACGAGATGGACCACTTGCAGGGCTGCCTGTTCATTGACAAAATGGATAGCAAGACATTTACAAATATCCACTGGATGGCGGTGA
- the COG8 gene encoding conserved oligomeric Golgi complex subunit 8 isoform X2, giving the protein MGRLGAGWLLAQACRLVGPALPWEERVASGVTRACSSTPAGDGPEGPARPRSYWRSLRRLVQGAPKPPYTRVCQVGDPVLRAVSAPVESAQLAGPELQLLVQRLVQVMRRQRCVGLSAPQLGVPLQVLALEFPEALFRACAPRLRETRQMEPFPLRVFVNPSLRVLDSRLVTFSEGCESVAGFLACVSRFQAVQISGLDPRGEQMVWQASGWAARIIQHEMDHLQGCLFIDKMDSKTFTNIHWMAVND; this is encoded by the exons ATGGGCCGGCTAGGGGCCGGGTGGCTGTTGGCGCAGGCGTGTCGCCTCGTGGGGCCGGCCCTGCCGTGGGAAGAGAGGGTGGCAAGCGGCGTCACCCGGGCCTGCAGTTCCACGCCCGCTGGGGATGGCCCCGAGGGACCGGCGCGCCCCCGCTCGTACTGGCGCTCCCTGCGGCGTCTCGTACAGGGAGCACCCAAGCCGCCGTACACACGCGTGTGCCAGGTCGGGGACCCTGTCCTGCGGGCGGTTTCGGCCCCAGTGGAGTCGGCGCAGCTGGCGGGGCCCGAGCTGCAGCTGCTGGTGCAGCGGCTGGTGCAGGTGATGCGACGCCAGCGCTGTGTGGGCCTGAGCGCGCCACAGCTGGGAGTGCCGCTGCAGGTGTTGGCCCTAGAGTTCCCCGAGGCTCTCTTCCGCGCCTGCGCGCCGCGCCTGCGCGAGACCCGCCAGATGGAGCCCTTCCCCCTGCGCGTGTTCGTGAACCCCAGCCTTCGGGTGCTGGACAGCCGCCTGGTCACTTTCTCCGAAGGCTGCGAGAGTGTTGCCGGTTTCCTCGCCTGCGTTTCCCGCTTCCAGGCCGTGCAGATCTCAG GGCTGGACCCCAGAGGAGAACAGATGGTGTGGCAGGCCAGTGGTTGGGCAGCACGCATCATCCAGCACGAGATGGACCACTTGCAGGGCTGCCTGTTCATTGACAAAATGGATAGCAAGACATTTACAAATATCCACTGGATGGCGGTGAATGACTAG
- the VPS4A gene encoding vacuolar protein sorting-associated protein 4A isoform X2, with the protein MTTSTLQKAIDLVTKATEEDKAKNYEEALRLYQHAVEYFLHAIKYEAHSDKAKESIRAKCMQYLDRAEKLKDYLRNKEKHGKKPVKENQSESKGDSDSEGDNPEKKKLQEQLMGAVVMEKPNIRWNDVAGLEGAKEALKEAVILPIKFPHLFTGKRTPWRGILLFGPPGTGKSYLAKAVATEANNSTFFSVSSSDLMSKWLGESEKLVKNLFELARQRKPSIIFIDEVDSLCGSRNENESEAARRIKTEFLVQMQGVGNNNDGTLVLGATNIPWVLDSAIRRRFEKRIYIPLPEEAARAQMFRLHLGSTPHNLTDANIHELARKTEGYSGADISIIVRDSLMQPVRKVQSATHFKKVCGPSRTNPSIMINDLLTPCSPGDPGAMEMTWMDVPSDKLLEPVVCMSDMLRSLATTRPTVNADDLLKVKKFSEDFGQEG; encoded by the exons ATGACAACGTCAACCCTCCAG AAAGCCATTGATCTGGTGACCAAAGCCACAGAAGAGGATAAAGCCAAGAATTACGAGGAGGCACTCCGGCTCTACCAGCATGCCGTGGAGTATTTCCTACACGCTATCAAAT ATGAGGCACACAGTGACAAGGCCAAGGAGAGCATTCGAGCCAAGTGCATGCAATACTTAGACCGGGCAGAGAAGCTTAAGGATTATTTACGGAACAAGGAGAAGCATGGCAAGAAGCCAGTCAAGGAGAATCAGAGTGAGAGCAAGGG TGATAGTGACAGTGAAGGGGATaatccagagaaaaagaaattgcaaGAACAACTGATGG gTGCCGTCGTGATGGAAAAGCCCAACATTCGGTGGAATGATGTGGCTGGGCTGGAGGGGGCCAAGGAGGCCCTCAAAGAAGCTGTCATATTGCCAATTAAATTCCCGCACTTGTTCACAG GCAAGCGTACCCCCTGGCGAGGGATACTGCTCTTTGGACCCCCTGGCACAGGGAAGTCCTACCTGGCCAAAGCAGTGGCAACAGAGGCCAACAACTCCACCTTCTTCTCTGTGTCCTCCTCAGACTTGATGTCTAAGTGGTTGGGGGAGAGTGAGAA GCTAGTCAAGAACCTGTTTGAGCTGGCGAGGCAGCGCAAGCCTTCCATAATCTTCATCGATGAGGTGGATTCCCTCTGCGGATCCCGCAATGAAAATGAGAGTGAGGCTGCCCGAAGGATCAAAACAGAGTTCTTGGTCCAGATGCAGG GGGTGGGGAATAACAACGATGGGACTCTGGTTCTTGGTGCCACAAACATCCCGTGGGTGTTGGACTCAGCCATTAGAAGGAG GTTTGAAAAGCGGATTTACATCCCATTGCCAGAGGAGGCTGCCCGTGCCCAGATGTTCCGCTTGCACCTGGGTAGCACGCCCCATAACCTCACAGACGCCAATATCCACGAGCTGGCCCGGAAGACAGAAGGCTACTCAGGTGCAGACATCAGCATCATCGTGCGGGACTCCCTCATGCAGCCTGTTAGAAAAGTACAGTCAGCAACGCACTTCAAAAAG GTCTGTGGCCCTTCCCGCACCAACCCTAGCATTATGATCAATGACCTCCTGACCCCATGCTCACCAGGGGACCCAGGGGCCATGGAGATGACTTGGATGGATGTCCCTAGTGACAAACTCTTAGAGCCTGTGGTTTGCATG TCGGACATGCTCCGGTCTTTGGCCACTACTCGGCCCACCGTGAATGCAGATGACCTCCTGAAAGTGAAGAAATTCTCAGAGGACTTTGGACAGGAGGGTTAA
- the NIP7 gene encoding 60S ribosome subunit biogenesis protein NIP7 homolog isoform X2, producing the protein MRPLTEEETRVMFEKIAKYIGENLQLLVDRPDGTYCFRLHNDRVYYVSEKILKLAANISGDKLVSLGTCFGKFTKTHKFRLHVTALDYLAPYAKYKVWIKPGAEQSFLYGNHVLKSGLGRITENTAQYQGVVVYSMADVPLGFGVAAKSTQDCRKVDPMAIVVFHQADIGEYVRHEETLT; encoded by the exons ATGCGGCCTTTGACTGAAGAGGAGACGCGTGTCATGTTTGAGAAGATAGCAAAATA CATTGGGGAGAACCTTCAGCTGCTGGTCGACAGGCCTGACGGCACCTACTGTTTCAGGCTGCACAACGACCGTGTGTACTAcgtgag TGAAAAGATCTTGAAATTGGCCGCCAACATCTCCGGTGACAAGCTGGTGTCGCTGGGGACCTGCTTCGGAAAGTTCACGAAGACCCACAAGTTCCGGCTGCACGTCACAGCTCTGGATTACCTTGCACCCTACGCCAAG TACAAAGTGTGGATAAAGCCTGGAGCAGAGCAGTCCTTCCTGTATGGGAACCACGTGTTAAAATCTGGACTGGGTCGAATCACTGAAAATACTGCCCAGTACCAGGGAGTGGTGGTGTACTCCATGGCAGACGTCCCTTTG GGTTTTGGGGTGGCAGCAAAGTCTACACAAGACTGCAGGAAAGTAGACCCCATGGCGATTGTGGTATTTCATCAAGCAGACATTGGGGAGTATGTGCGACATGAAGAGACATTGACTTAA